In Cryptomeria japonica chromosome 10, Sugi_1.0, whole genome shotgun sequence, a genomic segment contains:
- the LOC131858912 gene encoding uncharacterized protein LOC131858912 — protein sequence MHQGLMVLMYDHLKDNQIAYPQPSISDSEDEGSDSDFSMGDESESDSKSETEESLEDFEAELEEEVSKDSKKNESQTPQKKKTKISIQKRNKQKRQDNCELELEDKVQRKDPNVDQKMEEITGEGFNQRLNGNVEQITSGDVPNNEQAIAGKSMVEYVDDLSKTVARAEEIRDAFNPRFEKVEKALEEIKTNDNAMDQRMAKTDNKFNKIEKFLKSIVEQSHNILKASADNTKILINTPENEKDSLELEPDMEGMGEVQGPRMRTRGKKKEKNPNKEIEELKVASTNYDQLVTKVVDLLKSL from the exons atgcaccaaggtcttatggtctTAATGTATGACCATTTAAAAGATAACCAAATTGCCTACCCCCAACCTTCTATCTCTGATTCTGAGGACGAAGGGTCAGATTCTGATTTTTCTATGGGTGATGAGTCTGAAAGTGATTCAAAAAGTGAGACAGAGGAGAGTCTAGAAGACTTTGAAGCTGAacttg AGGAGGAGGTCTCTAAGGACTCTAAGAAGAATGAATCCCAGACCCctcagaaaaagaaaactaaaatttcCATTCAGAAAAGGAACAAACAGAAAAGGCAAGACAATTGTGAGTTGGAATTGGAGGATAAAGTGCAGAGAAAGGATCCTAATGTTGACCAAAAAATGGAGGAGATTACAGGGGAAGGTTTCAATCAGAGGCTCAATGGAAATGTAGAACAGATCACTAGTGGAGATGTTCCCAATAATGAACAAGCCATTGCTG GTAAATCTATGGTtgaatatgttgatgacttgagtaAAACTGTTGCCAGAGCTGAAGAGATTAGAGACGCCTTCAACCCAAGGTTTGAGAAAGTGGAGAAGGCCCTGgaagagataaaaaccaatgacaatgcCATGGACCAGAGAATGGCGAAAACTGACaataaattcaacaaaattgaaaaattccTTAAAAGCATTGTTGAACAAAGCCATAACATTCTGAAAGCCTCGGCAGATAACACCAAAATTCTTATCAACACGCCAGAGAATGAGAAGGATTCCCTAGAGCTGGAACCTGACATGGAAGGTATGGGAGAGGTGCAAGGACCTAGAATgaggaccagaggcaagaagaaggagaaaaatccAAATAAGGAAATTGAAGAACTAAAAGTTGCTTCGACAAACTATGACCAGCTGGTCACTAAGGTAGTTGATCTTCTTAAGTCTCTGTAG